In the genome of Methanococcoides burtonii DSM 6242, the window CTCGACTTTGAAAAAACAGTCAAGTTTACTGTTGATTGGTATCGCTCATACTATACAACAGACACAGATATATTCGAATTAAGTTGTCAACAGATATCAGATTATGTTAATTTCGCTATGGAACAAGGACAGAGTTGGGTGAAACACAATGATTGAAGGGGTTATTGTAAACCCAGTAAAGATTATCACTGGTGAAAATGGCAACGTAATGCATGCTTTAAAAGCAGAAGATGATTCATATCATGGATTTGGAGAAGCATATTTTTCAACTGTCAACTGTGGAGCAATAAAAGCATGGAAACGTCATCATGAGATGACCTTGAATATTGTAGTACCACAGGGAGAAATAATGTTCGTACTCTATGACGATAGGCTTGAATCCAACACTCGTGGACAAATAATGGAAATCAAGCTGTCTACAGAGAACTACCAGAGGTTGACAATTCCACCAATGGTATGGATGGGGTTCAAAGGTATGGGAAAAGATGCGAATATCCTTATAAACATTGCAAACATTCAACATGATCCGAATGAGAGCGACCATCTGGACTCCCACAAAAACAATATAAATTATGATTGGGGATGATCAAGAACATGAAAACCGTAATTTTAGCAGGTGGATTGGGTACTCGTTTAGCTGAATATACCGATATCAGACCTAAACCAATGGTAGAGATTGGAGGACAACCTATCCTTTGGCATATTATGAACCTTTATGCCCATTATGGAAACAAGGATTTCTTTGTTGCATTGGGATATAAAGGGGAAGTTATCAAAGAGTATTTCCTAAATTACTATTCTCTGAAATCAGATTTTACAGTAAACCTAGGAAATGGTGATGTGGATTGTCTTGAGAAAAAGACTGTAGACTGGAATGTCACATTAGTCGATACGGGTTTAAATTCAATGACCGGTGGTAGAATAAAACGATTAAAAGAATACATTGAAGATGATACTTTTATGGTAACATATGGAGATGGGGTTTCCAACGTTAATATCGAAAAACTTATAGAATTCCATAAAACCCATGGAAAAATGGCTACCGTTACAGCTGTACACCCTTCTGCAAGATTTGGAGAACTTGTTATCTCTGACAAAAACGAAGTCATTTCATTCAAAGAAAAACCACAGACAAACCAAGGATGGATAAATGGAGGGTTCTTTGTATTTGAACCCGAGTTTTTGGATTATATTGGATCAGATTCTACTGTTCTTGAAGAAGATCCACTCGAGACCATTGCAAAGAAAGGGGAATTAATGTCATACCGTCACGATGGATTCTGGCAGTGCATGGATACTGTACGGGATAGAAATGTACTGGAAGAGCTCTGGCAAAGAGAAAATGCCCCATGGAAGGTTTGGAAGTAATGTCAGACAATACTATCCGCCTGTCAAGATCAGTTATTGGGGAAGAAGAAAAGAAAGCTGTTCTTGATGTACTGGATAGGCAATATCTGGGAATGGGGCAGGATGTCCTATATTTTGAACAAGAGCTTGCCACTTATTTTGCCAGAGAGGCTGTATGCGTCAATACTGGCACTGCTGCCCTTCATCTTGCCCTTCAGGCACTTGGAGTAGGTCCCGGAGATGAGGTGCTTGTACAATCTTTGACATACGTTGCATCCTTTCAGGCAATATCTGCCACAGGGGCACGCCCTGTGCCCTGTGACATAGACCCCGACACGATAACCCTAAATGTTGACGATGCTAAAAAACGAATAACAGAACATACTCGTGTTGTAATGCCTGTTCATTATGCCAGTAGTGTAGGACCACTGGATGAGATATATGAATTTGCCCAGGATAATGACCTGCGAGTAGTGGAAGATGCTGCTCAAGCTTTTGGAACATACTACAACGATAAGAAAGTTGGCAGCTTCGGAGACATTGCATGTTTTAGTTTTGACGGTATCAAAAATATCACATCTGGAGAAGGCGGAGCTGTTGTTACCGATGATAAAGAAGTATTGCAAAGGGTAAAGGATGCGCGGCTTCTTGGAGTGGAAAAAGATACTGAGAAAAGATACAGTGGAGATAGAAGCTGGGATTTTGATGTGAGTATGCAAGGATGGCGATATCACATGAGCAATGTGATGGCTGCTATTGGTATTGAACAATTTAAAAAGTTCCCGATATTTGCAGAAAAAAGAAAGGAACTATTGAAGCGTTATCAAAGCAACCTTGCAAATATAAATTCGATCGAACTTCTTAAACAGGATGCAAACCAAATTGTACCCCATATTTTTGTGATCAAGCTCAAAAACTATGACCGTAATACTCTAAGGAAAATGCTCGAGGATGTTGGAATCCCTACGGGGATCCATTACAAACCAAATCACAAACTGAGCTATTACGATACTGGAGTTGAACTTCCATGTACAGATACAGTTGCAAAAGAAATATTAACACTACCATTGCACCCCGAACTTCAGATTTCCGATGTAGATCACATTTGTGAAATGTTGAAACAATGCTTGGGGATATAAGAAAGATAAAAACTACAGTTAATTAAGAAGAGGATGTGCCATGGTTCTCCCCAACACAATTGATTCACCAACGATCAGCATAATAATGAATTGTTTTAATTGTTCCAAATATCTGAAAGAAGCTATCGATAGCGTCTACGCACAAACCTATGAGGATTGGGAGATCATTTTCTGGGATAATGTCTCTACTGACAATAGTGCTGAAATTGCTAACAGTTACGATAATAAATTGCGGTATTTTTGTGGGAATAAGAATGTACCTCTGGGATATGCACGAAATCTTGCAATTGAAAAGATACAGGGAAAATATATTGCATTTCTGGATTGTGATGACATGTGGTTGCCAACGAAACTGGAAAAACAGATGGCAATATTTGAGTCTACCTCTAATGTAAAGTTGGTATTCTCAGACTGCAATATAGTCGATTCACAACATAATATTATAAACAGGTCATTTGCCGTACAAACTCCTGCTCGAGGAAACGTCTTTGAAAAATTGCTTATGTCATACAATTTCATCCCGCTAGTGACCGCAATGATTGAAAAGGATGTGCTTGATGATGTCGGGTGTTTCGATAACACATATAGGATAGCAGAAGAATATGATATGTTCCTTCGTATTGCTTATAAATATCCAATTGACTTTGTCGATGAACCACTTGCTGAATACAGAGTACATGACAGCAATTGTAGTCATAGACAGGATATTGGGATAAAAGAAGAACTTATGATAATGGATCATTGGAAAAATACAGCAACTCACATTGAAAAAAAGATAAGCATTCAATTAAAGAAGAAGATACTGAAGCGTAAAGCTGCATTATATGTATATTATATTGTATCCAAGTTAAAATTGCCAAAGAGATTTTCTAAATATTATTAATCAAATGTAGATGTGATGTATAGATAAAGAAAGCGTTTAAATCCAATAAGAGCATCAATTAACTAAATTTTTTATCAACAAATGAGAGCTTTTACTGATGAATATGTTACTAACTCTTACGATCATTTTGTCGGCTATCCCTGTACTGGTCTATATGACATACATCTTAGCGGCCATTACTTCCAAACCAAAACAATACCCACCACTTAAATCACTACCAAAAATAAGCATTGTAATCCCCGCTTACAACGAGGAAGAAGTTATAGAGGACCGTATCAATAATCTTGCAGAGATATATCCCATCGATAAAATGGAAATAATCGTTTCAAACGATGGTTCAGTTGACAATACAGAAGAGATAGCAAGATCAGTCCTAAAAAAGCATTCAATTGAAGGAAAGGTCCTCACCCATGATAGGAGCGGAGTGAACAAAGCCATCAACCGTGGAATAAATGAAACTTCACAGGATTTGGTAATA includes:
- a CDS encoding dTDP-4-dehydrorhamnose 3,5-epimerase family protein, which codes for MIEGVIVNPVKIITGENGNVMHALKAEDDSYHGFGEAYFSTVNCGAIKAWKRHHEMTLNIVVPQGEIMFVLYDDRLESNTRGQIMEIKLSTENYQRLTIPPMVWMGFKGMGKDANILINIANIQHDPNESDHLDSHKNNINYDWG
- the rfbF gene encoding glucose-1-phosphate cytidylyltransferase, giving the protein MKTVILAGGLGTRLAEYTDIRPKPMVEIGGQPILWHIMNLYAHYGNKDFFVALGYKGEVIKEYFLNYYSLKSDFTVNLGNGDVDCLEKKTVDWNVTLVDTGLNSMTGGRIKRLKEYIEDDTFMVTYGDGVSNVNIEKLIEFHKTHGKMATVTAVHPSARFGELVISDKNEVISFKEKPQTNQGWINGGFFVFEPEFLDYIGSDSTVLEEDPLETIAKKGELMSYRHDGFWQCMDTVRDRNVLEELWQRENAPWKVWK
- a CDS encoding DegT/DnrJ/EryC1/StrS family aminotransferase — its product is MEGLEVMSDNTIRLSRSVIGEEEKKAVLDVLDRQYLGMGQDVLYFEQELATYFAREAVCVNTGTAALHLALQALGVGPGDEVLVQSLTYVASFQAISATGARPVPCDIDPDTITLNVDDAKKRITEHTRVVMPVHYASSVGPLDEIYEFAQDNDLRVVEDAAQAFGTYYNDKKVGSFGDIACFSFDGIKNITSGEGGAVVTDDKEVLQRVKDARLLGVEKDTEKRYSGDRSWDFDVSMQGWRYHMSNVMAAIGIEQFKKFPIFAEKRKELLKRYQSNLANINSIELLKQDANQIVPHIFVIKLKNYDRNTLRKMLEDVGIPTGIHYKPNHKLSYYDTGVELPCTDTVAKEILTLPLHPELQISDVDHICEMLKQCLGI
- a CDS encoding glycosyltransferase family 2 protein, whose protein sequence is MVLPNTIDSPTISIIMNCFNCSKYLKEAIDSVYAQTYEDWEIIFWDNVSTDNSAEIANSYDNKLRYFCGNKNVPLGYARNLAIEKIQGKYIAFLDCDDMWLPTKLEKQMAIFESTSNVKLVFSDCNIVDSQHNIINRSFAVQTPARGNVFEKLLMSYNFIPLVTAMIEKDVLDDVGCFDNTYRIAEEYDMFLRIAYKYPIDFVDEPLAEYRVHDSNCSHRQDIGIKEELMIMDHWKNTATHIEKKISIQLKKKILKRKAALYVYYIVSKLKLPKRFSKYY